Proteins encoded in a region of the Isosphaeraceae bacterium EP7 genome:
- a CDS encoding BlaI/MecI/CopY family transcriptional regulator, producing MARPASELPTDGEWAILRALWDLAPATLGEVREGLRAAGKPAATTTVATILKVMERKGLVTRDAAPRGARWSPVPTRDSAASGLLTKVMDAAFDGSARRLAAHLIEQGALTRQDRDAIRAMLDAAPDDPEMPGR from the coding sequence ATGGCTCGACCGGCGAGTGAACTGCCGACGGACGGAGAGTGGGCGATCCTGCGGGCGCTCTGGGACCTGGCGCCGGCGACGCTCGGCGAGGTGCGCGAGGGGCTGCGGGCGGCGGGCAAGCCCGCGGCGACGACCACCGTGGCGACGATCCTGAAGGTGATGGAGAGGAAGGGACTGGTGACCCGCGACGCCGCCCCGCGCGGGGCCCGATGGTCACCGGTGCCCACCCGCGATTCGGCCGCCAGCGGGCTTCTGACCAAGGTGATGGACGCCGCCTTCGACGGCTCGGCCCGCCGCCTGGCCGCGCACCTGATCGAGCAGGGGGCGCTGACCCGCCAGGACCGGGACGCGATCCGGGCGATGCTCGACGCGGCCCCCGACGACCCCGAGATGCCCGGCCGCTGA